The Chaetodon auriga isolate fChaAug3 chromosome 3, fChaAug3.hap1, whole genome shotgun sequence genome has a window encoding:
- the sap130a gene encoding histone deacetylase complex subunit SAP130a yields the protein MSSQQFPRHGLPASSGGAPQISAAGNLVSVSQPPNAGGGDVDSSRDADHGQQDHPPAGGGGPLPFRDDKQETMVVRPYPQVQTHGQPQATPQTVPIQPGTPVTVPAPSVHLPQGQPAVLTEGQMKAVLKSPMPSRLIAPAPASNQGHIPIPPKVPGHITVTIESSTTTPSIPVATISGQQGHSSNLHHLMSANIQIIRGSAPALQIGTPAVPPQTFTSHLPRGAAAAAVMSSSKTVLRPATGASAGPGQPTVQHIIHQTIQSRPAVTTSTAVLPTVVAPISATRTQSPVISPTVTHSAEVAHGRPGLTIHPPPATVSIQRSQTSRDTATRITLPSHPAIGAQKPQPPHTMTQKPIFSPVTPVAAATVAPIVATNTVPSTTTIGTVPHTQMTSNTIVTMTMASHSSHATAVTTSAIPVAKVVPQPIAHSSSRVQPDYPGERTNLIPIPGHRSSPNPVTMEARSDNRPSVPVQFQYFLPAYSSSYPLTHTYTPISSSVSTIRQYPVTPQAPSSALPTQAGVGVATTVHLNHMQLMAVDRIGLPSAQISTQGIQPAPIAAQGIQPAPIGVQGLHTSAPITTQGIQQTPIVTQQQQQQQAQSEAKPGVVLADGFVAGAISSTFGTTQPVATMVQAHAQGGVGGAPTLVSSPRPSILRKKPANEGCVRKNLIPTQPSDPGSGRLESGVRGAGSPRPAGVKPKAEVHMAVAPPVMATVEALPSQGGEQQVVSSNAQHLAQAIPTMLATPGPVPPSQPSTVLSALPAAMAVTPPVPASMANTVASPTQPAASSTAACAASSACPDLKIKQEVETMDTSQPDPNANMSSAPTLTTQASTLNTPATGDLIPGASPRKKPRKQQHVISTEESEMVETNSTDEEKTPGRPITGRAERRESPPREYVDEEGVRYVPVRPRPPVTLLRHYRNPWKAAYHHFQRYSDIRVKEEKKGSLQDMANQRGVACRAQGWKIHLCAAQLRQLSSLEHDVYSRLSTLQEGLIPKKRAGADDDLHRINELIQGNMQRCKLVMDQVTEARDTMMKVLEHKEKVLKLLNKNGAVKKSSKLKRKERA from the exons atgagctcccAGCAATTCCCCCGGCACGGGCTGCCTGCTTCCAGCGGGGGAGCACCTCAGATTTCTGCAGCTGGAAACCTGGTATCTGTCAGCCAGCCTCCAAATGCAG GCGGCGGAGATGTCGACAGCAGTCGGGATGCTGATCATGGACAGCAGGATCATCCACCTGCTGGAGGCGGGGGACCGTTGCCATTCAGAGATGATAAACAGGAAACAATGGTGGTCAGACCTTACCCACAAGTACAGACGCACGGCCAGCCGCAGGCTACTCCCCAAACCGTGCCCATCCAGCCGGGCACACCGGTCACTGTACCTGCCCCCTCTGTCCACCTCCCACAGGGACAGCCTGCAGTCCTCACTGAGGGACAGATGAAG gctGTCCTGAAGTCACCTATGCCAAGTCGTCTTATTGCCCCGGCACCAGCCTCCAACCAGGGTCACATCCCCATACCCCCCAAGGTGCCTGGTCACATCACTGTCACCATAGAGAGCAGTACCACAACCCCGTCTATTCCTGTGGCAACTATCAGTGGTCAGCAG GGTCACTCCAGCAACTTACATCACCTGATGTCAGCTAACATTCAGATCATCAGGGGCAGCGCCCCTGCACTGCAGATCGGGACGCCTGCGGTCCCTCCCCAGACCTTCACATCGCATTTACCCCGAG gggctgctgcagcagcagttatgTCCAGCTCCAAAACTGTCCTACGGCCAGCAACTGGAGCAAGTGCGGGCCCCGGCCAGCCCACAGTGCAGCACATCATCCACCAGACTATTCAG TCCCGTCCGGCTGTCACAACGTCTACAGCTGTGCTTCCAACTGTGGTGGCTCCCATTTCAGCAACTAGAACACAGTCCCCAGTTATCAGCCCAACGGTCACACACTCCGCAGAGGTAGCACACGG GCGTCCTGGCCTGACCATCCACCCCCCTCCGGCCACCGTCAGCATTCAGAGGTCTCAGACATCCCGTGACACCGCCACACGGATCACACTGCCGTCTCACCCTGCAATTGGAGCTCAGAAACCTCAGCCTCCACACACCATGACACAG AAGCCCATCTTCAGCCCTGTGACTCCAGTAGCTGCAGCAACTGTGGCACCAATTGTTGCCACTAACACTGTGCCATCAACCACCACAATAG GCACTGTGCCACACACCCAAATGACCAGTAACACTATTGTCACCATGACAATGGCATCACACTCCTCTCACGCCACAGCAGTGACCACCTCTGCCATCCCTGTTG CTAAAGTGGTCCCTCAGCCCATCGCCCACTCTTCATCCCGTGTGCAGCCCGACTACCCCGGAGAGAGAACCAACCTCATCCCCATTCCAGGCCACCGGTCATCTCCTAACCCCGTCACCATGGAAGCAAGAAGTGACAACAG GCCTTCTGTGCCTGTGCAGTTCCAGTATTTCCTGCCGGCGTACTCCTCTTCGTACCCTCTGACTCACACTTACACCCCCATCAGCAGCTCTGTATCTACCATCCGCCAGTATCCTG TTACCCCTCAAGCTCCGAGCTCAGCACTGCCCACCCAAGCTGGAGTCGGAGTGGCGACCACTGTCCATCTAAACCACATGCAGCTCATGGCGGTGGATCGGATCGGTCTCCCGTCCGCACAAATCAGCACCCAAGGGATCCAGCCAGCACCAATCGCTGCACAGGGCATTCAGCCGGCACCGATAGGAGTGCAGGGCCTGCACACGTCCGCACCAATCACCACGCAAGGAATACAGCAGACGCCGATagtcactcagcagcagcagcagcaacaagcgCAGTCTGAAGCCAAACCTG GGGTTGTTTTGGCTGATGGCTTTGTAGCTGGCGCCATCAGCAGCACATTCGGCACCACCCAGCCAGTAGCCACCATGGTGCAGGCACATGCCCAGGGTGGAGTTGGAGGAGCTCCCACCCTGGTCTCCTCCCCTAGACCCAGCATCCTCCGCAAGAAGCCTGCTAATGAAGG ttgtGTTCGTAAGAACCTGATCCCCACTCAGCCCAGTGACCCGGGTAGTGGCAGACTTGAAAGTGGCGTGAGAGGAGCAGGATCTCCCCGACCTGCAGG TGTGAAACCCAAAGCTGAGGTGCACATGGCGGTGGCTCCTCCCGTCATGGCCACAGTAGAAGCTCTGCCCTCTCAGGGGGGAGAGCAGCAGGTCGTGTCCTCAAATGCCCAGCACCTCGCTCAGGCCATCCCCACCATGCTCGCCACGCCGGGGCCCGTGCCGCCCTCCCAGCCCTCCACTGTCCTCTCGGCCCTGCCGGCAGCCATGGCTGTCACTCCCCCCGTTCCCGCTTCCATGGCCAACACTGTGGCCTCCCccactcagcctgcagccagcagcactgcagcctgcGCCGCCAGCTCCGCCTGCCCGGATCTGAAGATAAAGCAGGAGGTGGAGACCATGGACACCTCCCAGCCAG ACCCCAATGCGAACATGTCATCGGCCCCAACCCTCACCACCCAGGCCTCCACCCTGAACACTCCCGCCACAGGAGATCTGATCCCAGGGGCCTCCCCGAGGAAGAAGCCCCGCAAGCAGCAGCATGTTATCTCTACGGAGGAGAGcgagatggtggagaccaacaGCACAGACGAAGAGAAGACCCCGGGCCGGCCCATCACCGGCCGGGCGGAGAGGCGCGAGTCTCCACCGAGGGAATATGTTG ATGAGGAGGGAGTGCGTTACGTACCGGTCAGGCCTAGACCACCTGTTACCCTTCTACGGCACTACCGGAACCCCTGGAAAGCTGCCTACCACCACTTCCAGAGGTACAGCGAcatcagggtcaaag aggagaagaagggcaGCTTGCAGGACATGGCCAATCAGAGAGGAGTCGCCTGCAGAGCACAAGGCTGGAAAATTCACCTGTGTGCTGCACAGCTCAGGCAGTTG TCGAGTTTGGAGCATGATGTGTACAGCCGCCTCTCCACCCTCCAAGAGGGCCTGATTCCTAAGAAGAGAGCAGGAGCCGATGATGACCTTCACCGAATCAACGAGCTTATACAG GGTAACATGCAGCGCTGTAAGCTGGTGATGGACCAGGTGACCGAGGCCAGGGACACCATGATGAAAGTGCTGGAACACAAGGAGAAAGTGCTGAAGCTGCTCAACAAGAACGGCGCCGTCAAGAAATCCTCCAAACTGAAGCGCAAAGAACGGGCGTAA